One region of Culex pipiens pallens isolate TS chromosome 2, TS_CPP_V2, whole genome shotgun sequence genomic DNA includes:
- the LOC120422509 gene encoding mediator of DNA damage checkpoint protein 1-like: MSRNQLRKPTPIVRPASDRASSTLEDPQNPHSEHRWAPPKPVLQNLSRLSNSPIGTPSEPQPSTPNFKCLISEFLGTGKPQTSNPSTSAIKFQFKTASSTGLPPLPDESVFPKDGYGENGQLFAEGTDVEEIPDTSSPKPTTSFMDLVPKSPFQSQRNPMPCPSAPKVPRLAVPVDRMPSDEISQQVERALKECGFEEGTQKEEQQPPTRKSFTQDIVTGLLNSQSDFFETQTGRGREEVTPVKTFSSVGTMTDFEEVSDDRGSPLVVENFARQKRSLQAIVANLNRSNEAIVKFMTQMQRSCSKTNFNARQNH, translated from the coding sequence ATGTCCCGCAACCAGCTCCGAAAACCCACGCCGATCGTGCGTCCCGCTTCCGATCGCGCCTCCTCCACCCTGGAAGACCCCCAAAATCCGCACTCGGAGCACCGCTGGGCTCCCCCAAAACCCGTCCTCCAAAACCTGTCCCGGCTGAGCAACTCCCCGATCGGAACCCCCTCGGAACCGCAACCTTCGACGCCCAACTTCAAGTGTCTGATCAGCGAATTCCTTGGCACTGGCAAGCCCCAAACTTCGAATCCGTCCACTTCCGCGATCAAGTTTCAGTTCAAAACCGCATCGAGCACCGGCCTGCCGCCGCTTCCGGACGAGTCGGTTTTCCCGAAAGACGGTTACGGAGAAAACGGTCAGCTCTTTGCAGAGGGGACCGACGTCGAGGAAATTCCGGATACTTCCTCCCCCAAGCCGACGACGAGCTTCATGGATCTGGTCCCAAAGTCCCCGTTTCAATCGCAGCGCAATCCGATGCCTTGTCCGTCGGCGCCGAAGGTTCCTCGGCTTGCGGTGCCGGTTGATCGGATGCCCTCGGATGAAATCTCCCAGCAGGTCGAGCGAGCGTTGAAAGAGTGCGGATTCGAGGAGGGAACGCAGAAGGAGGAGCAGCAGCCACCCACGCGCAAGTCCTTTACGCAGGACATTGTGACTGGGCTGCTGAACTCGCAGTCGGACTTTTTCGAGACGCAGACGGGAAGGGGACGGGAGGAGGTTACGCCGGTTAAGACGTTTAGTTCCGTCGGAACGATGACTGATTTTGAGGAAGTCTCTGACGATCGGGGTTCGCCTTTGGtggttgaaaattttgctcgacaGAAGAGGTCGCTGCAGGCGATTGTGGCCAATTTGAACCGTTCCAACGAGGCCATCGTCAAATTTATGACCCAAATGCAGAGATCCTGCTCTAAGACGAACTTTAACGCCAGACAGAATCACTAA
- the LOC120422505 gene encoding calphotin-like yields MSTARDILHKLLRSPKPRKKSDLLNQREYNLLAATSFEQFLAENFNEDQLGKLCAAEMEQLHFHYTELEKKSERTRKKIREKASKGSKGPPRVVVRNVPAPTVSASSIVRAVPQEVVPEVENVENAAEGDGPGEVQVEELNVSLGRIDLSRAMAPPELLLEEPEVVPLVELAEIDLGPPGDAGAFFGATDPMPMDDPQVREQVLSEFPSLRRPQIDRRYEDIDEELNARLMPPPNVPGVSGISSSTPISTDPKLRRRALGAIDLSSIRHQTAAAVDALLRSDESSSQVTAGETAAPSIETVEPEVSSIPQTSEEQTSSNVDSALPTSTEISSEPPPEPMQVEPAPEPLPEPIPDIQPPPSPQARPQPAPSEVPSSTSSSSTERPAPTTRGPVSRTRRVPEYNPDNLVIRFQTRTTFPLGHDDDDSDASMFDTDQQLIERLLQLRAARDAADNVAQRQVPQVVTDDQQPSLRDISTGAAYADISSIREQPSAGGAQLQTSSGALYPIPERPQVEEREELALRKSLELVPTRTTTALGDSMELRMSGKGADSLLEPVLDVPNLEAPQIVITAETVQEQPAVAVIRPPIVETPLVEIPPFLPVPEVLPTTADGQRPKERPREDPEQAAASKRDDQDSLEDPQHPKSAPHSL; encoded by the exons ATGTCCACCGCTCGTGACATCCTCCACAAGCTGCTACGCAGCCCCAAGCCTCGAAAAAAGTCCGACCTGCTGAACCAGCGGGAGTACAACTTACTGGC AGCCACCTCCTTCGAGCAGTTCCTCGCCGAGAACTTCAATGAGGACCAGCTGGGGAAACTGTGCGCCGCCGAGATGGAGCAGCTGCACTTTCACTACACGGAGCTGGAGAAAAAGTCCGAACGGACCAGGAAGAAGATCCGCGAGAAGGCGTCCAAGGGAAGTAAGGGACCACCGCGGGTGGTGGTCCGGAACGTGCCGGCGCCGACGGTGTCCGCGTCGAGTATTGTGCGGGCGGTTCCGCAGGAAGTTGTTCCGGAGGTGGAGAACGTTGAGAACGCGGCTGAGGGCGATGGACCAGGAGAAGTTCAGGTTGAGGAGTTGAATGTATCGCTGGGGCGAATTGATTTGTCCCGGGCGATGGCTCCGCCGGAGTTGTTGTTGGAGGAACCTGAGGTGGTGCCTTTGGTGGAACTGGCTGAGATTGATTTGGGACCGCCGGGAGATGCGGGGGCGTTCTTCGGTGCAACGGATCCAATGCCGATGGATGATCCGCAGGTGCGGGAACAGGTTCTGAGCGAGTTTCCAAGTCTTCGACGGCCTCAGATTGACCGCCGGTACGAAGATATTGACGAAGAGTTGAACGCTCGGTTGATGCCGCCGCCGAACGTACCTGGGGTGTCCGGGATCAGTTCCAGCACGCCGATCTCGACCGATCCGAAGCTGCGACGTCGAGCATTGGGGGCAATCGATTTGAGTTCTATCAGACATCAAACGGCGGCAGCGGTCGACGCACTGCTGCGGAGTGACGAAAGTTCGTCACAGGTTACGGCCGGGGAGACTGCGGCTCCATCGATTGAAACAGTCGAACCGGAAGTTTCCAGCATTCCACAAACGTCCGAGGAACAAACTTCATCCAACGTCGATTCTGCACTTCCCACATCAACCGAGATCAGCAGCGAACCACCTCCAGAACCGATGCAGGTTGAACCTGCTCCGGAACCTCTTCCAGAACCCATCCCGGACATTCAACCGCCGCCATCTCCACAAGCACGACCTCAACCCGCTCCATCAGAAGTGCCCTCCTCAACTTCGTCCTCTTCCACCGAACGTCCCGCACCGACAACGCGTGGCCCCGTCAGCCGAACCCGCCGCGTTCCCGAGTACAACCCGGACAACCTGGTCATCAGGTTCCAAACGCGCACCACGTTCCCGCTcggccacgacgacgacgactccgaTGCCAGCATGTTCGACACCGATCAACAGCTGATCGAACGCTTGCTCCAGCTGCGAGCCGCCCGGGATGCCGCGGACAACGTCGCCCAACGCCAGGTCCCGCAAGTGGTCACGGACGACCAGCAACCGTCGCTGCGGGACATTAGCACCGGTGCGGCCTACGCGGACATCAGCTCGATTCGGGAGCAACCGTCGGCGGGCGGGGCGCAGCTGCAAACGTCGTCCGGGGCGTTGTATCCGATTCCGGAGCGGCCGCAGGTGGAGGAGCGCGAGGAGTTGGCGCTGCGCAAGTCGCTGGAGCTGGTGCCGACGCGGACGACGACGGCGTTGGGGGACAGCATGGAGCTGAGGATGAGCGGGAAGGGAGCCGATTCGCTGCTGGAGCCTGTTCTCG ATGTACCGAACCTGGAGGCGCCGCAaattgtgataactgctgaaaCGGTCCAAGAACAACCGGCGGTGGCTGTGATCAGACCTCCAATCGTGGAAACACCACTGGTAGAG ATCCCTCCATTTTTGCCGGTGCCTGAAGTTCTTCCGACGACGGCCGATGGCCAGCGGCCAAAGGAACGCCCCCGCGAAGATCCGGAACAGGCTGCTGCAAGTAAGCGTGATGACCAG GACTCTTTGGAGGACCCACAACATCCCAAAAGTGCTCCACATAGTTTATAG
- the LOC120422515 gene encoding uncharacterized protein LOC120422515 gives MDPLVTICPDNWTQIVEDPALLQEVMNSGITFTSTNNSRIIDYNPEELIDDESATTSSITIDSSLDEQNDHLAVSSQSALSTESAGTESEFGGPNALTSSPEEATWTDQSVKLLISLIEEALPHVGKTAKFKSKAKMYEHVRKEMAHNGYNFSTKRITNKYFSLERAYKATKDHNKKTGRDKKSCPYQEELNTILQHRPSVNPVHVLGTSGTICVQDLFGNKENSSGDDDDSKESESEQNHPTKKRRTKQPNVVSELRHLRSANEVFHDRVTEIIENSEKKKIEIMTERNNLLKQLIDKL, from the exons atggaCCCGTTGGTAACCATCTGTCCCGATAATTGGACTCAAATTGTTGAAG ATCCTGCTTTGCTTCAAGAAGTTATGAATTCTGGAATCACCTTCACGAGCACCAACAATAGTCGCATAATAGATTATAATCCCGAAGAATTAATAGATGATGAGTCAGCGACTACGTCTTCGATCACTATTGATTCATCTTTGGATGAacaaaatg ACCATTTGGCTGTTTCTTCACAATCCGCCTTGTCAACTGAGTCGGCTGGAACCGAAAGTGAATTTGGTGGTCCAAACGCTCTTACTTCATCTCCAGAAGAAG CTACTTGGACTGACCAGTCGGTGAAACTTTTAATATCATTGATTGAAGAAGCTTTGCCACATGTTGGAAAAACTGCCAAATTTAAGAGCAAGGCAAAAATGTACGAGCACGTACGAAAGGAAATGGCACATAACGGATATAATTTTTCTACAAAGAGAAtcacaaacaaatatttttcgttAGAACGAGCCTACAAAGCAACAAAAGACCATAACAAAAAAACTGGAAGAGACAAGAAAAGTTGCCCATATCAAGA ggAGCTGAACACTATCTTGCAACATCGGCCATCTGTGAACCCTGTTCACGTTCTTGGAACATCCGGAACCATTTGTGTGCAAGATCTTTTCGGCAACAAGGAAAATTCTTCTGGAG ACGATGATGACTCAAAAGAATCTGAATCAGAACAGAATCATCCAACAAAGAAGCGTCGTACGAAGCAACCCAATGTCGTTTCTGAACTAAGACATTTGCGTTCAGCAAATGAAGTATTTCATGATCGTGTAaccgaaataattgaaaattcggaaaAAAAGAAGATTGAAATTAT gACCGAAAGAAATAATTTGCTTAAGCAACTAATCGACAAGCTGTAA